A window of Heliomicrobium undosum genomic DNA:
TGCTGGCCCGTTGGCCCGAGATGTTGCAACGGATGGCGCAGTCGGGCCTGGTTCGCTTGCAGATCGGCATCGAGACGGGCGATCAGGCGGTGTTGGACCTTTACGGCAAGCAGGTGACGGTCGATGAGATTGTCCGAGTCGCGCAACAGGCCGTTGAGGCCGGCATCCCCCAACTGGCGGCCAACCTGATCATCGGCGGTCCCCTCGAGGGGAATGGGGAGACGCTGGAGCGCACCGCAGCCCTGGCCGAGCGTTTGCTCACCGTGGCGCCGGGGGTCATCGATATCAGCACCGGTTTTCTCCGTCCCTATCCGGGCACGGCCATCGCTCGTACACCGGGGAGTTTCGGTCTGGAGATTCACGATCCCGACGGGAGCAAGTCTGTTGACGATTTTCCGCTGATCACGCCGGAAGGGATGACGCTGGAGGAAGTGGTTTCGGCCCGGCTGCGCATCAGCCACCATATCGTTCGTGTCATGGGTAGGTTGCTCCGGGAAGGGAAAGTCGCTGACGGAACCATCCTTTCCCAGTATCGACTCGCCGAGCGCTATGGCATCACCAGTGTCTGGTACACGGAGTTCTTCTCCAAGGATCCCTGCTTGCATGAGTACTTCCGCCTCTTGGCAAAGGGGGCGGCGCGCGCCATCGAGGATGTGCCTCCAGAGGAAAAGCCCTTCTGGCGGCCCCAACGGACGATGGAAATCCATAACACCGTCACCTTCGACGCCGGATACCCGCGTATCGGTGACTATGTGTTTTCACCGTTGGAATTTGAGCTTCTGCTGCGCTGCACGGCCAAAGCGACTTATCAAGAGGTGATGGACAGCCTTTTCAGGGGTTTCGGCGACCGTTACGACGACCGGGAAGATTTTGACGAAACGGTGGAGCGGATTTGGCGGGAGTATGACCGACGGCGATGGGTGGTCTTCTGCCGGCGATAAACCGGTGTCAACGACATGGGAAAGGAGGTGATAACATGAGCAAACAAGATGCGGAAG
This region includes:
- a CDS encoding B12-binding domain-containing radical SAM protein, which encodes MSDRKTVLLLHVQRVIAGSSAGVSSYLGLFYLAGMLERSGYAPWVFHGKAHQVPEVLEREKAKGPISAVGLACDYENRTAVEGLCRWAKANLDCPVIVGGPQAPGLSEDFFLRSRCDYVVVGEAEETLPELLDCLLRGKGTVEEIHGVVWLDEAGKLRKSPPREPVADLDRLPFPAYHRSLHREAEYGQTLFTGRGCPFSCAFCYQSNHQRRVRLRAMKQVMAEIRSNLEQNRRLKYIIVSDDTFTLYPERVDAFCRGMDDIRQNRDLVWYCEGHVKLLARWPEMLQRMAQSGLVRLQIGIETGDQAVLDLYGKQVTVDEIVRVAQQAVEAGIPQLAANLIIGGPLEGNGETLERTAALAERLLTVAPGVIDISTGFLRPYPGTAIARTPGSFGLEIHDPDGSKSVDDFPLITPEGMTLEEVVSARLRISHHIVRVMGRLLREGKVADGTILSQYRLAERYGITSVWYTEFFSKDPCLHEYFRLLAKGAARAIEDVPPEEKPFWRPQRTMEIHNTVTFDAGYPRIGDYVFSPLEFELLLRCTAKATYQEVMDSLFRGFGDRYDDREDFDETVERIWREYDRRRWVVFCRR